The Nerophis ophidion isolate RoL-2023_Sa linkage group LG24, RoL_Noph_v1.0, whole genome shotgun sequence genome includes a region encoding these proteins:
- the LOC133542451 gene encoding gastrula zinc finger protein XlCGF57.1-like isoform X3, whose translation MNAGQEERPLQQQEDPQPPHIKEEEEDLWVTQEEEFLPGQEEADLSKFPPTVVSVKTEEHEDKPPESSQLHHSPNVCENYRPPEQQEGSSSMEQKRSQHLHFKDKEKQRLSPHFIEEDKRHLISVKSEDDEVKGESEERGGGEPPSSSSTQHMTTEADGDHCGGSQADKLLAPLSDSEDTTSHSPDTDDEDSKDDKTCHTDNTHFTCSLCDKTFKDHSNLKRHMSTHTGEKPFSCSECGRDFRLKHMLKVHMRTHTGEKPFLCSICGKDFTQKHHLKTHMRTHTGKKPFSCSICGKDFTHSHYLKIHIRIHTGEKPFSCPECGKGFVINQSLKVHMRTHTGEKPFSCSICGKNFTQREHFKAHMRIHTGEKPFPCPICGENFTRRDHVKTHMSIHAGEKTFSCS comes from the exons atgaacgctggtcaagaagaacgtccccttcagcagcaggaggatccacagcccccccacattaaagaggaagaggaggatctctgggttactcaggaggaagagtttcttccagggcaggaggaggcggatctcagcaagtttccaccgactgttgtctctgtgaagactgaagagcatgaagacaaaccacctgagtcctcacagcttcatcacagtccaa acgtctgtgaaaacTATCGTCCACCTGAGCAGCAGGAGGGTTCCTCCAGTATGGAGCAGAAGAGGTCACAGCACCTTCACTTTAAAGATAAAGAAAAACAGCGGCTGTCCCCCCACTTCATAGAGGAAGACAAGAGACACCTCATcagtgtgaagagtgaagatgatgaggtcaaaggtgagagtgaggagaggggagggggggagcctccaagcagcagctcaactcaacacatgacaacagaagctgatggagaccactgtggaggatcacaagcagacaagctcttagctccactatcagatagtgaggacacaacgtcacactctcctgacactgatgatgaagactctaaagatgataagacatgtcacactgacaacacacacttcacgtgttctctctgtgacaaaaCGTTTAAAGACCATAGTAATCTGAAAAggcacatgagtacacacaccggagagaaacctttttcctgctcagaatgtggtagagATTTTAGACTAAAACACATGCTgaaggtacacatgagaacacacaccggagaaaaaccttttttatgttcaatctgtggtaaagattttactcaaaagcaccatttgaaaacacacatgagaacacacactggaaaaaaacctttttcgtgttcaatctgcggtaaagattttactcatagtcactatttgaaaatacacatcagaatacacactggagaaaaacctttttcctgcccagaatgtggtaaaggttttgtaataaatcaaagtttaaaagtacacatgagaacacacactggagaaaaacctttctcgtgttcaatctgtggtaaaaattttactcaaagggagcatttcaaagcacacatgagaatacacaccggagaaaaaccctttCCATGTCCTATCTGTGGTGaaaattttactcgaagggaccatGTAAAAACACACATGAGTATACACgctggagaaaaaactttttcctgctcataa
- the LOC133542451 gene encoding gastrula zinc finger protein XlCGF8.2DB-like isoform X6, translating into MEQKRSQHLHFKDKEKQRLSPHFIEEDKRHLISVKSEDDEVKGESEERGGGEPPSSSSTQHMTTEADGDHCGGSQADKLLAPLSDSEDTTSHSPDTDDEDSKDDKTCHTDNTHFTCSLCDKTFKDHSNLKRHMSTHTGEKPFSCSECGRDFRLKHMLKVHMRTHTGEKPFLCSICGKDFTQKHHLKTHMRTHTGKKPFSCSICGKDFTHSHYLKIHIRIHTGEKPFSCPECGKGFVINQSLKVHMRTHTGEKPFSCSICGKNFTQREHFKAHMRIHTGEKPFPCPICGENFTRRDHVKTHMSIHAGEKTFSCS; encoded by the coding sequence ATGGAGCAGAAGAGGTCACAGCACCTTCACTTTAAAGATAAAGAAAAACAGCGGCTGTCCCCCCACTTCATAGAGGAAGACAAGAGACACCTCATcagtgtgaagagtgaagatgatgaggtcaaaggtgagagtgaggagaggggagggggggagcctccaagcagcagctcaactcaacacatgacaacagaagctgatggagaccactgtggaggatcacaagcagacaagctcttagctccactatcagatagtgaggacacaacgtcacactctcctgacactgatgatgaagactctaaagatgataagacatgtcacactgacaacacacacttcacgtgttctctctgtgacaaaaCGTTTAAAGACCATAGTAATCTGAAAAggcacatgagtacacacaccggagagaaacctttttcctgctcagaatgtggtagagATTTTAGACTAAAACACATGCTgaaggtacacatgagaacacacaccggagaaaaaccttttttatgttcaatctgtggtaaagattttactcaaaagcaccatttgaaaacacacatgagaacacacactggaaaaaaacctttttcgtgttcaatctgcggtaaagattttactcatagtcactatttgaaaatacacatcagaatacacactggagaaaaacctttttcctgcccagaatgtggtaaaggttttgtaataaatcaaagtttaaaagtacacatgagaacacacactggagaaaaacctttctcgtgttcaatctgtggtaaaaattttactcaaagggagcatttcaaagcacacatgagaatacacaccggagaaaaaccctttCCATGTCCTATCTGTGGTGaaaattttactcgaagggaccatGTAAAAACACACATGAGTATACACgctggagaaaaaactttttcctgctcataa